From Temnothorax longispinosus isolate EJ_2023e chromosome 3, Tlon_JGU_v1, whole genome shotgun sequence, one genomic window encodes:
- the LOC139809787 gene encoding uncharacterized protein isoform X1, with product MLKKRKINTIASYNDEDENIGPIVFHVPAVYSDKVKIHDWQMKILSEPRDNADIFPPTGNLHKSSYRRLGPEDEVTGISETRAMQSQIKLKDEYKPVTYPRRSLLTMQSLASAEKDYEEKVLKLTDILLDPMVICQMNYRTTTNSDYRSPHPPKPRPPPSPPLPEPWLLNRRTIGYNLQDLENRCGYHTFLDDNMDLHQRIAELKMQRGKLYEILLNNKHQQNPIND from the exons atgctgaagaaaagaaaaataaac aCTATTGCATCTTATAATGATGAAGACGAAAATATTGGACCTATCGTATTTCATGTTCCAGCAGTGTATAGCGATAAAGTCAAAATCCACGATTG GCAAATGAAAATCTTATCGGAGCCTAGAGACAATGCGGACATATTTCCACCGACCGGGAATCTACACAAGTCCTCGTATCGGAGACTCGGTCCGGAGGACGAAGTCACTGGAATTTCGGAGACACGTGCCATGCAGTCGCAAATTAAACTAAAAGACGAGTACAAGCCAGTTACTTATCCACGACGTAGTTTACTCACGATGCAGTCGCTCGCTTCGGCGGA AAAAGATTACGAGGAAAaggtattaaaattaacggACATCCTTCTGGATCCCATGGTCATTTGTCAGATGAATTATCGCACCACCACGAACAGCGATTATCGGTCACCTCATCCTCCGAAACCGAGaccaccaccatcaccacCACTACCGGAGCCGTGGTTGCTAAATCGACGCACCATTGGCTACAATCTTCAAGATTTGGAAAATCGTTGCGGGTACCACACGTTTTTAGACGATAATATGGATCTTCATCAAAGAATAGCAGAGCTAAAAATGCAAAGGGGGAAACTGTATGagattctattaaataataaacaccAGCAAAATCCTATTAACGATTGa
- the LOC139809787 gene encoding uncharacterized protein isoform X2 produces the protein MFGADTIASYNDEDENIGPIVFHVPAVYSDKVKIHDWQMKILSEPRDNADIFPPTGNLHKSSYRRLGPEDEVTGISETRAMQSQIKLKDEYKPVTYPRRSLLTMQSLASAEKDYEEKVLKLTDILLDPMVICQMNYRTTTNSDYRSPHPPKPRPPPSPPLPEPWLLNRRTIGYNLQDLENRCGYHTFLDDNMDLHQRIAELKMQRGKLYEILLNNKHQQNPIND, from the exons aCTATTGCATCTTATAATGATGAAGACGAAAATATTGGACCTATCGTATTTCATGTTCCAGCAGTGTATAGCGATAAAGTCAAAATCCACGATTG GCAAATGAAAATCTTATCGGAGCCTAGAGACAATGCGGACATATTTCCACCGACCGGGAATCTACACAAGTCCTCGTATCGGAGACTCGGTCCGGAGGACGAAGTCACTGGAATTTCGGAGACACGTGCCATGCAGTCGCAAATTAAACTAAAAGACGAGTACAAGCCAGTTACTTATCCACGACGTAGTTTACTCACGATGCAGTCGCTCGCTTCGGCGGA AAAAGATTACGAGGAAAaggtattaaaattaacggACATCCTTCTGGATCCCATGGTCATTTGTCAGATGAATTATCGCACCACCACGAACAGCGATTATCGGTCACCTCATCCTCCGAAACCGAGaccaccaccatcaccacCACTACCGGAGCCGTGGTTGCTAAATCGACGCACCATTGGCTACAATCTTCAAGATTTGGAAAATCGTTGCGGGTACCACACGTTTTTAGACGATAATATGGATCTTCATCAAAGAATAGCAGAGCTAAAAATGCAAAGGGGGAAACTGTATGagattctattaaataataaacaccAGCAAAATCCTATTAACGATTGa
- the LOC139809787 gene encoding uncharacterized protein isoform X3, which produces MMKTKILDLSYFMFQQCIAIKSKSTIGWQMKILSEPRDNADIFPPTGNLHKSSYRRLGPEDEVTGISETRAMQSQIKLKDEYKPVTYPRRSLLTMQSLASAEKDYEEKVLKLTDILLDPMVICQMNYRTTTNSDYRSPHPPKPRPPPSPPLPEPWLLNRRTIGYNLQDLENRCGYHTFLDDNMDLHQRIAELKMQRGKLYEILLNNKHQQNPIND; this is translated from the exons ATGATGAAGACGAAAATATTGGACCTATCGTATTTCATGTTCCAGCAGTGTATAGCGATAAAGTCAAAATCCACGATTGGTTG GCAAATGAAAATCTTATCGGAGCCTAGAGACAATGCGGACATATTTCCACCGACCGGGAATCTACACAAGTCCTCGTATCGGAGACTCGGTCCGGAGGACGAAGTCACTGGAATTTCGGAGACACGTGCCATGCAGTCGCAAATTAAACTAAAAGACGAGTACAAGCCAGTTACTTATCCACGACGTAGTTTACTCACGATGCAGTCGCTCGCTTCGGCGGA AAAAGATTACGAGGAAAaggtattaaaattaacggACATCCTTCTGGATCCCATGGTCATTTGTCAGATGAATTATCGCACCACCACGAACAGCGATTATCGGTCACCTCATCCTCCGAAACCGAGaccaccaccatcaccacCACTACCGGAGCCGTGGTTGCTAAATCGACGCACCATTGGCTACAATCTTCAAGATTTGGAAAATCGTTGCGGGTACCACACGTTTTTAGACGATAATATGGATCTTCATCAAAGAATAGCAGAGCTAAAAATGCAAAGGGGGAAACTGTATGagattctattaaataataaacaccAGCAAAATCCTATTAACGATTGa
- the LOC139809787 gene encoding uncharacterized protein isoform X4, which yields MQMKILSEPRDNADIFPPTGNLHKSSYRRLGPEDEVTGISETRAMQSQIKLKDEYKPVTYPRRSLLTMQSLASAEKDYEEKVLKLTDILLDPMVICQMNYRTTTNSDYRSPHPPKPRPPPSPPLPEPWLLNRRTIGYNLQDLENRCGYHTFLDDNMDLHQRIAELKMQRGKLYEILLNNKHQQNPIND from the exons GCAAATGAAAATCTTATCGGAGCCTAGAGACAATGCGGACATATTTCCACCGACCGGGAATCTACACAAGTCCTCGTATCGGAGACTCGGTCCGGAGGACGAAGTCACTGGAATTTCGGAGACACGTGCCATGCAGTCGCAAATTAAACTAAAAGACGAGTACAAGCCAGTTACTTATCCACGACGTAGTTTACTCACGATGCAGTCGCTCGCTTCGGCGGA AAAAGATTACGAGGAAAaggtattaaaattaacggACATCCTTCTGGATCCCATGGTCATTTGTCAGATGAATTATCGCACCACCACGAACAGCGATTATCGGTCACCTCATCCTCCGAAACCGAGaccaccaccatcaccacCACTACCGGAGCCGTGGTTGCTAAATCGACGCACCATTGGCTACAATCTTCAAGATTTGGAAAATCGTTGCGGGTACCACACGTTTTTAGACGATAATATGGATCTTCATCAAAGAATAGCAGAGCTAAAAATGCAAAGGGGGAAACTGTATGagattctattaaataataaacaccAGCAAAATCCTATTAACGATTGa
- the LOC139809787 gene encoding uncharacterized protein isoform X5, whose protein sequence is MKILSEPRDNADIFPPTGNLHKSSYRRLGPEDEVTGISETRAMQSQIKLKDEYKPVTYPRRSLLTMQSLASAEKDYEEKVLKLTDILLDPMVICQMNYRTTTNSDYRSPHPPKPRPPPSPPLPEPWLLNRRTIGYNLQDLENRCGYHTFLDDNMDLHQRIAELKMQRGKLYEILLNNKHQQNPIND, encoded by the exons ATGAAAATCTTATCGGAGCCTAGAGACAATGCGGACATATTTCCACCGACCGGGAATCTACACAAGTCCTCGTATCGGAGACTCGGTCCGGAGGACGAAGTCACTGGAATTTCGGAGACACGTGCCATGCAGTCGCAAATTAAACTAAAAGACGAGTACAAGCCAGTTACTTATCCACGACGTAGTTTACTCACGATGCAGTCGCTCGCTTCGGCGGA AAAAGATTACGAGGAAAaggtattaaaattaacggACATCCTTCTGGATCCCATGGTCATTTGTCAGATGAATTATCGCACCACCACGAACAGCGATTATCGGTCACCTCATCCTCCGAAACCGAGaccaccaccatcaccacCACTACCGGAGCCGTGGTTGCTAAATCGACGCACCATTGGCTACAATCTTCAAGATTTGGAAAATCGTTGCGGGTACCACACGTTTTTAGACGATAATATGGATCTTCATCAAAGAATAGCAGAGCTAAAAATGCAAAGGGGGAAACTGTATGagattctattaaataataaacaccAGCAAAATCCTATTAACGATTGa
- the Dsk gene encoding uncharacterized protein Dsk isoform X2 — MNPTLALSCMIAIMLFCGRCEAAPGLITGAHRNLGKHPHIRGYAVEGLMKDLVEDLVGEDEDNLRLSKRQQLDDYGHLRFGKRSNGDDEEYGHPYGRYLRFGRNIE; from the exons ATGAATCCAACTCTTGCGCTGTCCTGCATGATCGCGATCATGTTGTTCTGCGGAAGATGTGAAGCAGCTCCTGGATTAATCACTGGCGCCCATCGCAATTTAGGAAAGCATCCACATATCCGCGG ATACGCCGTGGAAGGCCTCATGAAGGACCTCGTGGAAGATCTCGTCGGTGAAGACGAGGACAATTTGCGACTCAGCAAGCGCCAGCAGCTGGACGATTACGGTCACCTGAGATTCGGCAAGCGGTCCAACGGCGACGACGAAGAGTACGGGCATCCGTACGGTCGATATTTGCGATTTGGCAGAAATATCGAGTAA
- the Dsk gene encoding uncharacterized protein Dsk isoform X1, producing MITDMNPTLALSCMIAIMLFCGRCEAAPGLITGAHRNLGKHPHIRGYAVEGLMKDLVEDLVGEDEDNLRLSKRQQLDDYGHLRFGKRSNGDDEEYGHPYGRYLRFGRNIE from the exons ATGATTACAGATATGAATCCAACTCTTGCGCTGTCCTGCATGATCGCGATCATGTTGTTCTGCGGAAGATGTGAAGCAGCTCCTGGATTAATCACTGGCGCCCATCGCAATTTAGGAAAGCATCCACATATCCGCGG ATACGCCGTGGAAGGCCTCATGAAGGACCTCGTGGAAGATCTCGTCGGTGAAGACGAGGACAATTTGCGACTCAGCAAGCGCCAGCAGCTGGACGATTACGGTCACCTGAGATTCGGCAAGCGGTCCAACGGCGACGACGAAGAGTACGGGCATCCGTACGGTCGATATTTGCGATTTGGCAGAAATATCGAGTAA